In a single window of the Peromyscus maniculatus bairdii isolate BWxNUB_F1_BW_parent chromosome 16, HU_Pman_BW_mat_3.1, whole genome shotgun sequence genome:
- the LOC143268917 gene encoding uncharacterized protein LOC143268917, which produces MDAESPRPECYNPPDSAGGTGGSCSGPQTAEDEFLLPPQLPVAYEKGGTKQRSSGPAALRSNGVQTSCLPQPRNPAAWFMDGNSFLQERERRTGAAVTTESEIVWTSPLPPGTSAQKAELIALTQALRMAEARRTRN; this is translated from the exons atggacgccgagtcaccccgccccgagtgttacaacccccccgacagcgccggagggaccggcggctcctgcagcggcccccaaacagcggaggatgagttcctgcttcctccccaattgccggtcgcctacgagaaaggcgggacaaagcagcgaag ctctggtccagcagccctcagatcgaatggtgtgcagaccagttgtctccctcaaccccgcaaccctgctgcctggttcatggatgggaacagcttcctccaagaaagagaacggaggactggagcagccgtcaccaccgaatcggagatagtttggacctcaccactgccacctggaacatcggcccaaaaggcagagctgatcgcgctgacccaggccctccggatggcggaagcccggaggaccaggaactaa